gataacacagaaattattattcatttgtatttattcttttttgaataaggattcaTTTGTccttcaactatgtttttttattttagatgctgATAAAGTAGGcccaaattttcaattagcatagaAACTATCATAGTATACTAGGAATAAAAccaaatttgttattttatttttggtcaaataaactgatcaatatagaaaaaagtattggaaatgcatgtaaaacaaaaaggtttcttcaaattaattaatagactaaaaatgtttgactcacctgtgaaatggtatttcatttcctttaacatgcccattcttgcatccaaatgcaacacaatacatcaccatttttcggtcatatttttattcaattctatgcATTTTAgaacaaatacatcacaatatttaagagaaaaggttgtgatctaatactgatagccccaatactcattcaaatccatttttcaactttaaaaatgaaaaatcgtactcaagagctgcaacaacctgcttaaatgtatgagtacgagagagaagggaatcccacacggtatgcctgtctcactcactccgccttacacacttttagctgtagcttagcattggacagcccattccagttagtatagagttcactgccAGCACGTTGTTTTGCTGGGGAGGGAGTGGTGTGAACTGGTTTGTTTGAGAGGGAAGTGTAGGATGTCAATGACTCCCCACTACGTGCCCCTACTACAGCACTAATCCAGCTCAGACAGAAATCGTCATTGCGTAAACAAGCGCTTTCTACCGGTATACGTTTATACTGCACATTAGGCGAAAAAATAACCGGTAAGAATGTTCTCTCtgattccttctactttgtggagAGGAGCAAAATTGCTAAGTTTGCGTCATGTAGACGGGAGATCGGTGTAAATTTCTGAGgtttgagggaggaggaggagttggaggaatAGGTGGAGGAGTAGTTGGAGGAGGTGGcgaaggaggagtaggtggttGTGGATGAGAAGGTGGtcgaggaggatgaggaagaggaggagtggaaggaggaggatgatgaggtgGTGGAGTagttgaagaggaggaggaatagttggaggaggaggaagagtaaaGAGCGGAGGAGTAGGTGGgtgaggtggaggagtaggtggtGGATGAAGAGGAGTAGGTGGTGGAGTTGTGGAGGAAGAGGAATAGttggatgaggaggaagagtatGGTGTGGAGGAGGTGGAAGTTTAGAGTTAGGTGGAGTAGTGGGAgtaggtggtggagaaggaggagtaattggcggaggaggaggaggaatagttggTGGGCTGGTGggttgaggaggtggaggaggaggcttgagttactattaatctcaagtttataaacacttcaaagacttcgtatagaatttatttatggtttagtttataatacaggtttgtgttaagttggtgtcgtgtgaacagaggtttgagcaaacttggctcaTATCCAGATTTGAGTAAACctggctttgagccaagtttgcgcaaatatcgttgtcgtgtagacccggcaatagaccagttatagaatagacacgctagGAAGTCCAGCCTCTGAAGCCAaaatctactgccatatcgccaaatcgtgacgtcatcatcggacaGAAAACTTtgagattgtgtctatttcagaaggatatgaattattatttattaaaatggtaaactcccgctgcgctcccgctgaaatagacacaatctgctatggaaaacaatgtaaacaaactttacaggaaagttttctatctgatgctgacgtcacgatttggaaaaatggcagtagatgttggcttcatcgactttcagtatgaatatacattgggtcgtgtctattctataactggtctaaggttgaaGCATGCAAAAGTAAAATGACGATTGTGTCGAAACCTGTAAACAGATAACCTAACCTGCGGTTACATGTAATGTgttattttttagaatttatttatttttaaaatgtgcgtgctatattattatgaatatttactAATGGAGAAGCTCAAAGAAGGATTAGTTCTATTTGAAAAGCCATTAGCCTCTAAAAGTGAGATTAACCCAAATTTTAAAAGTGTAGTGGATGACAAGTGTCCAGACAAAACTCAGAACTCAAACAAATATCTGACTATGTTGATAATTTCAACGAACTATAAAGAGTGCTATAAAATAAGTAGTCAATTAAGCTATCAACGTTGTAAAAAAAATTTTAGTCCACGTaaaagtataatattgtatcacAAGGATGATTACAGGCTAGAGTATAAGgtgagatttttaaatttaacctACCGTACTACTCAAATTAGAAATAGATTTTAgtcttacatttttttaaataacctACAGCCTAAGGTGCACACTATCCATGATAagcattaataataaaaatgtttttattaactcAGGAGCTTTTAAAAACAGAGTTTCGTCATACGCTTATTTAGAGTTGATAGCCTACAATATTAATAGTTCTATTCAATATAACGTAAATATTTTCACAGCTTATTTGTTCTACTGCGGAATCAGTCCAGATCATAATTAAATGTAAttataacagaaaaaaacaacataataattatctattcaTGATTAAGACAAAACCAATTTATAACATATCACAGTCAGGTCAAACAGAGATAAAACAAGAATCAAACACAGTCAGGTCAAATCACAAAAACGtagcataaaaaatataatttatacatCAATATAGCCTCCagataaaaattcatttattaaataaaatagatttctTTCAAACGACTGATGCAATTTAATCTTGAACACTTTTAATAAAGCATCTCGCACATTAATAGGTAGTTTGTTGAAACATTTTTTAGTACAAGAAAGCCAGTGGTCCTGAGTCTTTCCAAGTCTGCATCTAGGAACATTAATATCATGACTGGTTCTAACATTAAATCTGTGAAGTGAACCTCTTTCATTATGTTGTAACAGACTTCTCTTGACATTTATTGAGGCTGATAAAATATACAGAGCTAAGTTAACAATTTCAACTCAACAAATAAAGGACAACATACATGTATACatttttgcaaataaataaacaaaacatgTTTCCCTGGGAGGCTTACCTTGCATATGGCTCGTTTTTGGCACAAGAAGAGTACCATATATGTACTATGTCATTTACTGAGGGAGCATGTCCCCATAATTTGATACTAGGCCTATATTCTATATGACATTGGAACAAGGCCAAGTAAACAGTTCTCAGTTTATCCAACGAAATCGTatttcttaagctgcgtttacaccaaagttatcaacaaaatgttaataacttaatccttatagattctattggattgaacataacttatcatacacatgatgaacatttttgtcaagttcctttcaatctaatagaatctataagaattaagttattaacattttgttaataactttggtgtaaacgcagctttaaccTTCGTATGACTCTTGACAGCTTAGTACAGACATTACTCACATGTACCTGCCAATCCAATTTGGAGTCCAAATAAATGCCAAGAAGCTTCACTGCAGCCATATCATTTCTGATACCTACCACCTCTTAAACAACAGACAATCATTTGAGTTTTTTCGGCATTCATCAGCAGCCATACTGAAAGCTTCAGCTTCAATCTGTTGCAACATGTGAAGATCAGCATGGGATGTGACGAGagttgtgtcatctgcaaagagTTGTAGAGTAGAGCTCGACAAGGAACATTTGTAGACAGGTATCATGCACAAGGAGCATAAATTGGCCTAAGACAGATCCTTGGGGTACATCAAACTCAACCGCTCTGGTTCTGAATGTTTTGCTGTTTACATACAGTTTTCTACCCCTAAGATAAGATTCCAGCAGCTTCAGTGATTCATCCTTAATTCCATATCTCTTGAGTTTGGCTAGCAAGACACAATGTGATAAACAGTCAAACGCTTTTTTAAGATCACACAGAGTTAACTGAATGTAAATGTATTCCTTATTCTCAAAAGATGAAAATATACACTATCTTCGATAAACATATTTCTTGATTTTCCTCTTCGAAATCCATATTGACTATTAGACAATGAGTTATTAGATTCAAAATAGACTACCAGCTGCAGAAACAAAATGTACTGAggaagttttgaaaatataggAACTATACTGAAATATAGGACCTATATATAGGTCTGAAGTTCTCAACTGAGAATTTGTCACCTTTTTTGTGCCCTCgaattatttttgatattttcagacaaTCTTAGTACCTATTGACCTTCCTTTATACATTGATTAAATAAAGTTGTAAGTGGTTCAACAATAGAATGAATGACAAGCCTTATCATTGTCTTAAAAATACGTTGAGTGATATTTGTTTTATCTTGAATAAGAGAAACTTGTAACTTTCAAACAATTGTCTGTCATCTTTGCAACCAATATTCTGCACAGAAcccaaaaacaatatttttttcaatacaacACTGAACACTGTAGTTTTAAGTATTTACTAAAGcgacaaattaaaaataatattaactagTAAACTAATATTCTAACTTATTTCTCATTCATCTATTCAAGATGCAATATTCCTTAAGGGTCGTGTcgtttacaataatcaatattacttgaattcaaattttgtataaaattaattcattttgcaAACTTGAAGTAAAGTTTATAAGAACTGAAACTTAAATTCTCTATATCAATGTAGACAATTCTTCAAGTATTTAGATACTGATAatgtttgattttggattcagCTTGGATTTTGAAGGTACAATCCAACTTAGGGCTAATAAGATAAAAATAGTTGCCGCTCAATGTAGAATGTAAAAAACCTAGATAGGAAAGTAAGAAGGAatctttaaaaattttcaatttataattacatACTTTTGAGGTTAAAATACTTGGAATCTATTTAACTTGACTTCAAGTTAACTATCCTACATCAATCAtacttgaaaataatcaaaatcttCGAGTGAATtccatataaacatatgaaagACACCCGGGGTGACGCGTAACCTAAAGTGATTTTTTTCACCCACTTCTGACTGACTTACAGCTTTTACAGGAAGTTAATAGTCTAGTTATTACAGAAAATTCTTGATCTACAAATTTACTAAAGGGATTCGCGTAACCCCTGTGAACCAATGCGATGTACCAATGTAATCATACTCTGAAATTAATCTTACTTCTCTAAAACTTGATGATTGTGTCATAATATCAATACGGTTATATCAGAGTAATGTAATTTGTGATTTTTGATTGCAGAAAATATCAAGCGATCTGTGGTTCCTCGATATGGCTCTGGAAAAGCACCCCTGGCGGTTACTAGCCTTCCTCAATTCTGAAATGAACAATTCGGGAAAACCCCCTTCAATTGCTGGAACTTCATTTGCTCGCTATCTACAGCTGAATAGTATTGTTGAAGTTTATCTCGATAATATTGGTTCACATGATAAGCTTGTTGTTTTACCAGCCGAGGTAAGATTTTAGACGAAAATGCTAAATGCTTATTTTCTTTGTACCACGTTATTAGCTATAGTGGTATTCACTTCAAATCGTCATAATTGGATGAATGAAAAGCATTGTTTTTGCtgaaaatttgaagtgaatctcactagagAAGCGGACATCTAATACCGTACTTAATTTAGtaattgtcaaatatttttttcaataaattatgaagaTTCAGAATGTTTATTGActgaaaatgaattactttcTGCAGGCTACGTACAATGTAAGCAATCGGTCTACTACTGTCACAATGAATCCTACTCACTGTTTGAAGTAGTGAGGATTTGGAAAAcagcaaaatattttttttgtgtacTTGtgctagtctttttcattcaacagcaaaatatttggCTTCTCCAATATAGGCCTATGGCTATTGTTATAATTCTtgtaacaaaaatatttttttttacaaaatagaaaatcaaCGATGATGAAATTTCGAAGAAGCAttgtaaaacaataaaaaaattcccTGAAATATGTATCATTTGAAGTACTATGTATCAATACTATTACTAGTTTTTTACAAACAATTATCATTCTTGGATGATTGAGAGAGAATCATCATGCGACCCTTAAACTATTATAGAGTTTATCAAAAAGtactttgataatttaaaaaaatgttcaataaatatataaacgcTGTAATTCGTGATTTTTCGAAAgaaaacacaattttttatttggtATTTGTATTATCAaggaatttcaataaaaactagAGGTGTTTGcctttgttattattattattattaataacaccaaataaataaagtataagCGTGGTCATGAGTTATTCAGGTAAATGATCTTTGTATACTCACTTCATAActaattgtttttgtattttttccttatttatttatttacaaaaaatacatacatacaggTATGGGAACAACAGTcattatagcccaaaactgttcccgatTCAACATCACAAAGTTCttaataattatcaagaaaaaaagttaatgaaaaattgaaaatgattaaaaataagaaataaaccaataggaaatattaagaatatgaataaaaataagtacCTACTAATTTAACAATTTacttcagggctacttttaatataaatctgagtacctttCCTCTATCTATCTTTCtcgacgaaataatttaaaaggataCTCAGATTACACATTACAAATAACATTACTCACATtacaaataatatcaacatatcgTCATTTAAAAGCCAAAACGTAACCTTCCTAACCTTTCCTTCTGCCTTTAAAACCTAATTGAACAGaaccttttaggttatgtttgtacactagacaaattgaaatttcgCAGTATTAGGGCACTCCCTGTAATAGATTGGTTTGCTTTGCAGCTTTTCAGATGCAAGTCAATTAAGGTGCTCTCGTTGATGAACAACTGCCTGACCACGCTGCCAGCCGACATCGGCCGAATGGAGAACCTCGAGCACTTGGTGCTCACCGACAACAAGCTCACTGTCAAATCCATTCCCCACACACTCCGGTTTTGCCCCAAGTTGACTCATCTATTCCTAGATAAAAATCATTTAGATGCCTTACCTGGAATGCTGCTAGATATGAAACAATTGCTGGTTGTTAGGAGACATGGCAATAGTAATTATTTCAAGTCCACGTTCATTTGGTACCATACGGATGTTAATGACAGGTATTATTTCCTACTTAATCATTCTAGGGCTCCCTATTTTTTatactgaggcccggttgcacaaaagccggttacattttaaccgtgattaattccacgagtaCCAATCACATGAGGCCTTTTTGTTaagacggcttttctgattggttctcgcggaattaatcacgattcaatcaatcaataaattatcaataattttattcaattcactacaatatacaaaaaagaaatcaaaatacaaaaaatcacaatcaaaaataaattcctaataaaatataaaaacaggcttcatggttggggtgtgctgaaaaaaagaaaagaggaaaaatacctagccaactatggtttcccatgtaataggcaggtagagggtatagAAGTAAAGAATGAAGGTGAAGAGGATAAGAAAAGAGATGTATTGGAGAAGAAggtaggagaaagagagaaaaatatgaGCAAAAATTGTAAGCGAGTTCTCTTTTAACAAATTATCTAAAAGAAATGGCCTTTCAAACAGAAATTAGACCAGAAATCTCGAGATTCATACGTCGGAAAGAAAAAGTTACTGTAGGTCCAGGTTTTTAAGTCTAGTTTAGTTTTTCTAATAATCTTAGAGTCTATTaggaataaggtttattattttagtgttattattatgattaaaatttaaccggcttttgtgcaaccggcactgagatAGTTTGTTGATGAATTATTGGAGGTTTGTTGGTTTGTTGTTGGCACCAGACTATAGTCAAGACTAGgcaaaaataatatttggaaataactcataataaataataattaatggtTGTGCGCTGGAAATATTAGCAAATCACGgtttacatacatttttattcaacttaTGCAGCcaaaatatgtataaaatacagtattcttactttattcaatcaatcaattttattttattcaacctTTAATTTTACTACTTGATAGTCATATCATGTCTATAAACTGTTATGATTGATAATCTATTCAATATCTACATTTGAATCTTTATCGACTTTTGTGCACGTTGtcggttttgttattattttatggcCAGTTTGATTCATGACTGATTTCGctgtaaaaatgtataagaaataCTGCAATCAAACCTTGTATTGCTGAGTCCTGAATTGCTGAAATACAGGAAACTTCCCACACATTGGACGTTTTATGTAATGATTATAACTAGacggatatatatatatttttttcttgtatgATCAAAAAGGCCTTTTCCTATATTAAAGAACCAATACAATTCTATGATATTTATGGGCTTCCTGATTCTTGAACTATTTGTATCTTACAGACCAGTAAATTTTCTTCAGGAGCAATGAATTGgtcgtttttgtattttattattaagcaaattaaaataatttattatacaatttatcaatttttgtaaatttagttttcaaattatagaatAGTGcgaaactttattcaatttattgtaagaaaaaacaatgttttcgTTCACTTAGTACAGAATTAGGCTACTTCCCGAACTCAATTTAttacacatttcaattttttaggcACTTCATAACTTtaaaattttagaattattcatttattattttacaaacaCTATTCAATCACAATTTATAACTTAATGATATTAACGATTATAACTTTAAGacttaataatattcatgaatttattatacTGTCGATTCCACTATACTAAATATTCCAATAACAGAGGCATATTTACTGATCAGAGCAGGGCTACGGAATCAGATTAAAGTTAATGTTTTCCCAGACGAACCCAAGATTGAAACTTGGTCGTTAGAAAGACGAATCGCTCGGAGTGCGAGGATGAAAGAGTATTGGACGCGAAAGCGGGAGACCaacgtaaataataataataatgtttaatgGTAAATTACTGTGGCCCTTAGTTGGCCTATacgaactaaaaaaaaaaatagaatatttgaccgagcgaagtgaggtctaagattcaagtcgacggtttggcattatctttatttatttaatgtttatatgtttttatgttgcgcatttacggcgaaacgcggtaatagattttcatgaaatttgacaggtatgttcctttttaaattgcgcgtcgacgtatatacaaggtttttggaaattttgcatttcaaggataatataaaaggaaaaaggagcctccttcatacgtcaatattaccgtaaaaatcagacaatagaattattcatcataaatcagctgtctagtggactataatactacccgttcaaaaacattgaacatcatgaaaatttatctctccatcaacgttagtagacagttgactataatactacccgttcaaaaacatcgaacatcttgaaaattgtatctttccatcaacgttgtagacagttgaagccagacctgataacagcgctcacactcacattccgggacgacacgtcacggtacgataggacagaaagctctatatttatttatgatttttctagacattttaaattatttattaatttttgagataaaaAGGTCAAtaaacaggtcaatgtaacttactgagcgcgaggtctactgttcacagatctACTAGTTTAAATCACAGGACCATAGTTCTTTGTTGGTTTAACATGGTTGGACAAATCATGGTCTTGATTAAAAATATTCTGTACTGTTGAGTGGGATTGACAATATCACTTTAACTTAATTATGGAGAGTCTTCACAACATCTTAATTTGTTGCTAAAGCTTTACcaatattttgaaaaagaaaagaTTCACCGGgttcaaaaaaatcataattaccaaaattcataatttcaaaaaaagtactttatttgaaatgattaaacTTCATACCAATGGAAAGAGAAGATTACATTGAGCCCCTATTACATGACTAGGCAGCCAGGCAACCAGGTAACACAGTCAGCCGGGCAGGCAGTCGCTGACTACATAACCGGGCTCTATTTTAAGACTAGGGCAGCCATCCTGGCAGCCACATTTTGGCTGCTGGTTGGATGCCACACTGGTAATCGAAATAGCCCAGTAATTGTGGCTGCCCAATTCTCAAAAATGCCCGGTGATGGAGTGAGTGACTGCCTGCTTGCTCAGCTGACTGTGTGACCTGGATGCCTGCGCTTCCTGGCTGTCTAGTCTTGAAGGAGCCCAAGGCATTTATTTAAAAAGACTGGAATTTTCTTTTCATTGGTGTAAAGTTTATCCAGTTCGAATGCATACTTttgataattatgatttttttaaatccgATAAATCTTTTGTAGTAACCCTGTAGAATGTTGATCAAGTGGATTTACAGTTTACTTAATCAAATATGCAATTTTTTCAGAGTATTGAAAGtgagcaatgagaaatgtagacGGAATGTCCAGACGATCTTCCAGCCCGAAACTTTGGAGATGCTTGctattcaatcaattattgcaTCAAAAGAAAACTTCTTCAGGCCGGGCTTCCTGCCCGAAGTCATGCAAGAGCAGATCTCTCGTTTGTACATGCAGTTCAATGTTTGCGGCTACTGTAATACAGCTAAACCAAAATGTGAACAAGGTACCGTAGCCtacattgttttttatattttctttttttcttgttaTCCATCTTTGGAAAAATCTGTAGAATAGCTCTCCAAACTTTCTTATTAACGACGATGGCCATTACCATACATAGCTTAATAGTCACTACAAatcaaaattgttattgctGAAAACATTGAACAATGTTATAACAACCTCAATACAAAACAAGGCAAAGTAGGAAACATTATAAATGTGTTTACACTGGAAACACATATCTCTTGAACTAAACTCACACATTAGACAAAAACTTGATTACACAAATTGACTCTAATTGCTCAGTGTAAAATCTGTGCTCAAATAACCCTCAAAACAATAGATACACTTTTCATTGAGAATGAGATTTCTTCATGAAATGCTCTAAATGATTTCCCCTAGACATATAAGTGTAATTTGTTTCTAATTATCTAATTCTACTGTTAATATTTGTTCActagaagtaataattaattttggaaaaaactTGAATATGGCTTGAAAGCTGAAACTATTTGTGTTCatattgtcacaaagtaaaattgtgacgggaAAATGttgctaaataataattattattaataatattaaaagaatCTCGGCTATCAGTAAGATGGCTGACCGCGGTTATAAGGAGGGTATCGATGGCGCAACATCTTCCGCACATCGAGAGGATTCTTACTGCCTCTGGCGGCGACTGATCTCCATCAGAGGGGAGAGTATTTAAACGCCCCTGATTATAGCATTCCGCTCCCAACCTTCCtcctccttgtacagcggcccgttggctgccgtccgtCCCTCCTGtacagcagcccgttggctgcccAACGTCCCCATCCGTCCTCAGCGAGTACAGCGGCTCATTAGCTGTCGTCCCCTCCCTCCTGGCACAGCGGTCCGCTTGCTGCCGTCCATCCTCTCCGGGCACAGCGGGCCGTTGCTGCCGTCCCTTCCATCCATCCTCTCTGGGCACAGCAGATCGTTGGATGCCGTCCCTTACATCCATcctctcagggcacagcggctcGTTAGCTGCCGTCCCCTCCCTCCTGGCACAGCAGACCGCTTGCTGCCGTCCATCCTCTctgggcacagcggcccattgctGCCGTCCCTTCCATCCATCCTCTCTGGGCACAGCGGAtcgttggctgccatcccttaCATCCATTCTCTCAGGGCACAGTGgcccgttgtctgccgtccctgccATCCATCCTCTCCAGGTACAGCGGCtcgttggctgccatcccttcCCTCCTGGCACAGTGGTCCCCTTGCTACTGTCCATCCTCTccgggcacagcggcccattggctgccgtcccttccATCCATCCTCTCTGGGCAcagtggcccgttggctgctgtCCCTTCCATCCATCCTCTCAGGGCACAGCAGCTCTTTGGCTGTCATCCCTTCCCTCCTGGCACAGCAGCCCGCTTGCTGCTGTCCATcctctcagggcacagcggcccattggctgccatcccttcCATCCATcctctcagggcacagcggcccgttggctgccatcccttcCATCCATCCATTctgggcacagcggcccgttggctgccgtcccttccATCCATCCTCTCCGGgaacagcggcccattggctgctgtCCTTTCCAACCATCCTCTCAGGGCACAgcagcccattggctgccgtcccttccATCCATCCTCTCAGGGCACAGTGGCTCATTGACTGCCATCCGTTCCATCCATCCTCTCcaggcacagcggcccgttagCTTCCGTCCCTTCTGTCCATcctctcagggcacagcggccagCCACCTCTCTGGCAGTGGCTGATCTCCATCCCCTCTACTTTGGGAGAGTATTTAAACGCCGGTTGAGCCCCTGACCATAGCATTCTGTTCCCAACCTTCCTCCTTCTTGTCCGATGGCTGCCATACATCCCTGTCCTCCACTCCTGGTACAGTGGCCCGTCGGCTGCCGTCTGTCCCTCCTGTAGAGTGgcctgttggctgccgtacgtccccgtcCGTCCTCACCAGGTACAGTGGCTCATTGGCTGCTGTCCCTTCCCACCTGGCACAGTAGCCCGCTTGCTGCCGGCCATCCCCATCCATCCTCTCCAGGTACAGCGGCTCGTTAGCTGTTGTCCCTTCCCTCCTGGCACAGCGGCCCGCTTATTGCTGTCCATCCTTTCCTGGCACAGCAGCCCATTGGCTGCCCTCCCTTTCATCCATTCTCTCCGGGCACAGTGGCCCATGGGCTACCGTCCCTTCCGTCCATCCTCTctgggcacagcggcccattggctgccttCCCCCCTGTCCATCCTCTCCGggcacat
Above is a window of Nilaparvata lugens isolate BPH chromosome 4, ASM1435652v1, whole genome shotgun sequence DNA encoding:
- the LOC111050533 gene encoding volume-regulated anion channel subunit LRRC8A, with product MCVLYYYEYLLMEKLKEGLVLFEKPLASKSEINPNFKSVVDDKCPDKTQNSNKYLTMLIISTNYKECYKISSQLSYQRCKKNFSPRKSIILYHKDDYRLEYKKISSDLWFLDMALEKHPWRLLAFLNSEMNNSGKPPSIAGTSFARYLQLNSIVEVYLDNIGSHDKLVVLPAELFRCKSIKVLSLMNNCLTTLPADIGRMENLEHLVLTDNKLTVKSIPHTLRFCPKLTHLFLDKNHLDALPGMLLDMKQLLVVRRHGNSNYFKSTFIWYHTDVNDRVLKVSNEKCRRNVQTIFQPETLEMLAIQSIIASKENFFRPGFLPEVMQEQISRLYMQFNVCGYCNTAKPKCEQGYKVFTFKYPYLGNTCVPFQHWTCSRQCGEAIEVPARLAQKQAARRLDHEYQQYISSIHRTNSLRPDKSHTCNIL